The genomic interval ATGCGCTCGACCCGCCAGGGGCCGTCAATGGAGTCCGCCACCGCGACCATTTGATCCACCGTGCCTCCCGGAATGGCGGAGACGTCCACGTATTTGCCGTTGATCTTGTAGAGGTGATGCCCCTCGCCCATCCGGGCGTCCAGTTGGCGCTTGGGCGCGTCGGTTTTGAACGACCGGAGATCCGGTGAAAGTTCTTCGATGGGATAAGGGCTGTGATTGCCCGAGATGAGATACACCTTGCCGTCATCATCAAACAGGACGGACAGGTCGTGGCGTCCCGGCAGTTGATTCCGTTCCCACGGGCCGTTGATGGATTCGGAACGAAACACCTGCAGGCCGGCACCGTTGACGTTCGAAAAGATGTAGAACATCCCGTTGTGAAGGCGGATGCAGGGTGCCCAGATTCCCTGGCCGTAAATGTTCCCGCCTTCGAGGCGGTAGGCCGGGCCGAAATCCAGCCGGTCCAGGCAGTAACCGGCCAGTTCCCAGTTCACCAAATCCTTGGAGTGCAGAATCTCCACGGCCGGATTCATGTGCATTGTTGTGCCCGCGAGATAATAGTCGTCGCCGACGCGAATGACGTCCGGGTCTTCAAACTCACCGTAGAACAGCGGGTTCGAGTAGGTGCCATTCCCGTTGTCGGCGGTCCAGTGTTGGGTCGCCGCGGGAGGAAGCCCGGCGGCAGCTGATGTGACCGCGTGGCTCAAAAGCGCGACGCCGGCCAGCAATGTCGTTACAGGCCAACGAAGGTGAAGGGATTGATTCATGGATTTTTTCTGGTGGCGGAAGATGCGGACCCGCCGAATGCGTATCGCTAAAACGGCGGCCCGGCCTGGATGCGAAAGAAATTCTGCGGCGCAGCGCCCGGATTATTCGTCCAGACAAAGGGCAGCAGCGGCGAATTGGTGGTCAGGAGCGCGGTCCAGTCCACCAGATTGGTTGAGGATTGAATCTGATAGTCCGGCCCGCTGTCGCCGTTAATTTGCAACACCAGTTGACCGCCCGTCGCGGACACCGGCGAAACCGCCGGTTGCGTCAGCGGGCTGACGGTCACGACGAAACTTTGCGTGGCGCCCAGGCTGGGCGTGCCATTGTCCGCCACCCTCACGGCGAACGGATTGGTCGTGTTTGCCTGCGTCACCCACGGGCGCCAGGTGACCACGCCGTTGCTGGAGTTGATCGCGGCGTTCGCGGGCGCACTCAGCAGGCTGTAGATCAGGGTTTGCGTCGGGAGATCACTGTCCGTCGCGGCATTCGTGAGGCTCAGCGTCACTCCGGCGCCGATTGTCCGGTTGCTAACAGCCGCGAGTATTGGCGGCGTGTTCGCGGGCAACTGATAGGTTAACACCGGACGCCAGCTATTGGTCGGATGTTCCTTGGAACAGAATTGAACCAGGCCGTTCAGGCTGTTGGCGGGCTGCATTACCCGCAGCGAAAGCAAGCCGCCGTTCGTGGCGGCGCCCGCCGTGGCGCTCGTCACGTCCAGCACCACCGGCACACCCACGGCGACGGTGTTGGTCTTGAGGAACACGCCGGTGCCGGCGGGCTGGTTGTTCCAGGTGATGCCGTTCTCGGTCCAGTTGGTGCCCGCCAGCTCGTAATAAATCGGCACCGAGGGGTCATCCACCCGGTTGGGCACCAGCGTTACGGTTGCGCTTTGCACGTTGGCCAAACCCTGCACATCAAACATGAAATAAGCAATGCGGGTGGCCAGCGTGACGTTGTTCTTGACCACCAAATCCGCCGCGCCGCCGAAATTCGAGGTGGGCGTGGAACTTTGCACATAGGCATCGGCCACCGGCGGGAGCGTGGGGGGCAAAGTGGTGGCACTGGCTTCCGGGCTGTCCGCCCCCTCGCCCGCGGCGGACACGGCCGACACGGCGTAGTAATAGGCGGTGCCGCCCGCCAGGCCGGTGTCGTTGAAATGGGTCGCCGTTACGCCGGTGGCGATGACCGTGCGATCGCCCCCGCTGGTCAGCGACCTTTTCACGTTGTAGCTGGTGGCATTGCTGCTGGCGAGCCACGCCAGGTTGATCTGGTTGCCGGCCACAGGCACCGCGGACAAACCCGATGGCGGCGGCGTTCCCGCCCAGCCGCCGGAGACTTCCAGGTAATCTATGTCGGGCAGACCCGTCGCGGAGGTGGATTGCAACCGGACTTCAGCCGTCCCGGCAGCCGTGCTGGCATAGACCGTGACGTAGCCCCAATTCGTCCATGCCCCGGTGGTTGGAAATTGAATGTCAGAGGCGACGTTGGTGCCGTTGATGATGAGGTTGGCCGTGCTGTCATTGGTGCTGGCGTAGCGGAAGGTGAACGCCTTGACCACCGAGGCGTCGAAATCAAGATTCCAGGCCAGGCTGGCGCCGTTCGTGTCGGCGGTGTTGGCGTAACCGGCGCCGGTGAATCCGGAAAGGTCGTTGTCAATGGTTCCATCCACGCTGTCGAATCCCGCCCGGTTTTCCTGAATCACAATTCCATCCGCGATCACGGTGGGCACCACGACCAGGTTGTCGAAACAGACCGAACTCGCCGCCGTCCCGTTCGCCTTGAACTCAATCGTGTTGGCGCCCGCGTTGAGGGTGACAGTTTGTTCGTTGACTGCCCAGTCGCTGGGCATGGCCGTCTGGGTGAACACCGGTGTGGTCACTTTCATCCCGTTCACAAACAGGTCAATGGTGCCCACATCCGCGCCGACGACTGAATACCGGGTTTCAAGTTGATACGCTCCGCTCTTCAGAACATTGACGGTATCCCTGACCGCGGCCGAGGAACTGGTTCCGAATTGGAGATATCCCTGCCCCGTGTAATTGCGGATGTTGCCGGAGTAGCCGCTCTTCGTGATGCCGGAGATGTTTTTGTAATCGAAACACTCCGCCTCATACTGGCGGACGCCGGAGGAAGACATCGGTTGGTTCGGTGCAATCAGCACGGCCGGGGTGGTGTTCGTCAACCGCCCGGTGGCCGTTCCGACGCAGTTCACGTTGATGTCAACGGAACCGTTGTGTCGCACGGTCAAAGTCCATACGCCGCCGGACCAGTTCTTGGTAACCGCACTGGCCGCATGACTGCCGCGGTCCGCCCAAGTGAATGTCGGTTCCGCCGTGCTGCCGTAAATGCTGATGACATTGGTCTTGAGGCTGGTGTCGAGGTCGTTGTCGTAATTGCACAGGTAAAACGCCACGCCATTCGAAGTTTCCGTCATGACGCCCGACGTGTAACGCGAGAGCGACAGATCAACGTGGTCGCAGGTATTGTATTTGAAAGGGATGGAACCGCTGGCGGTCAGGTTGGTCTTGTAAGGGTTGTAGATCACCCATCGGTTCTCAAGCCGGCCCGCGTATATGTCCCCCGTGTATTCCTGTGGGAACAACGAGTTGAATTCATTCGTCTTGGCCGTGATGGATGGCCAGCGGCCGACGTAACCGGACTTGTTCACCTTCACCGCGAACGCATTCGCATTGGAATCCGCCAGTTGATAGACGGTCGGAACGGTCGGATAACGCCCCGTTTTCTTGAAGAACGTTTTGTTGTTTCTGAGATTGCCGTCGCCGTCCATGCGATACAGCCCTTCAAACAGGCTGTCGGGCGAACTGTAAACGTCGTCAGTGCTTCCGGAATTGACGTCATCGATGATGACCACCTTGGTGCGGGCGATAACCTCCTGGCGGCTCGGAATGCGGACGGTCCCGTCCAAAATCTTTCGGAAAATATCCACGCTCACATTGTCGAACTGCGGGAAGGTTTGCCATCGACGCATTGTATAGCCGTTGTCGGTCGCGCCGGCGCTGATTTCCTTGAAACACTGCTGCCAGATCAACTCCGGCGCATCAATCACGGTTTCACCGGTCAGCATGATGTGTTCGAGATGCGCCGCGCCGCCCGTCGCGAGCGTGAAGTTTTGATTGATGCCGGTTGCATCGGACCAGCCGGTGGAATCGTAGCGGATGCCATATTGTCCGCTGTAGCCCGAGAGGTAGGCCCCGAGGCAGACGCTCTCCATGTCGGACTGGTAGGACTGCTGGGTATATTTCTCCTCGAGAATGTAGTTTTGCGTGTATTGCCGGCAGGCGGCCGCAAAGGCCGGGTTGCGCTTCAGCATCGCAATCGGGTTGATATTGGGATCCCACTGGTTTCCGCACCAGCTCACCACCAGATACCCGCCGTATTTGCTGCACAGCGCCAGCAGGTCCGCGAAGTGGCTGATCCGATCCGTCCAGGCCGCGGAAACCGGATCGTTCGGATCATCGTAGCCCCAGAACTGCTCCGCGTAATTGAACCCGATGAAGTTCGGGTAGTCGCGGAAGAATTCCTCGTAAAGCGAACGATCGAACTCGGAGAACTGGTGCATGCCGCCGCTGGCCGGCTGCACCATGCACCACATGTTGTTTTCCGCACAGGTCCTCACCCACGACTTGGCGATCTCGTAGCCGTATTCAGCCACTTGAAACACGCCGTTCGTATCATGGCTGATGGAGAGCGAGATGTTCATCACCACATACGGGCGGATGTCGGGCGGGATGAGGTCAATGATCTTCTGCGGGTCGGGATAGTTCCACGTATCAATATGGATCAGCCACATGGGCTGGCTGGGCGAAATGGGCCGGCGCAACGGTGCGTTCACCTGCTGCGGGGCAACCACCACATCGTTGGTAAGCTCGAATCCGTTGATCACAAACATGGTGTTGAAGTTCGGCGCATCCGTCGTTTCCCAGACCAAACTCACCGGATTCACCCCGTCGGAGACAAGGGCCGTTGCGAACGTCGTCACCTGGGCAAGATTGGTCCGGCCCTGCGTTTGCGTGTTCGAGACCTGCAATCCCGACGTTGCGGCCGAACCCGCGGCATCGTTCACCGTCACGCGGAAATGCCCCTGCTGGTTCTGGGTGTCGTGGTGATAGGAAAGCCAGCCATAAGTTCCCGCCGGCAGTCCGCTGATCGTCAGCGTCAGGGGGTCGCCGGGACTCTCACGCGGATCGGTGCCAATCCAGTCAATCAGCAGGTCGAGCCGGTCCGCCGCATTGGTGGAATACCCGGAGGCGTTGTCGCGCCACCATGCCTGCTGCGCGGTGTTGGTGGCCGGCGTTCCGCTCCAGGACGGTGTGACCCTGATGTTGGTGCCGAACGCGCTGTAAGACCGCGGCCCGAAGGAGCCAGCCACTTCATTCTGCGCGTCATACGCCGCAAATCCGGACTGCGTTTGTTCGACCGTCGCGCCGAAGAGGTTACCGTTAAAATCAACCTTCAGGGACTCGGCCAACGCGGGCGACAACATCGTGAGGCAAAGCGCGCCCAAAACGATCCGCAGTTTGAAGGTGTGGTTGATCATAACGTGCTTCCCGGCGCCGGGCTTGATCCGCAGGGCGGCCCGGCTGGCGTCCGGAAGCAGGAGTTTGTAGGCGGCCTGCGCAATGCCTCCGACCGTTCGCCGGACGACCAGGACGGACATCCGGCGAGGCCGGCCCGGACGGTTGAACGCAGCGAAGGTAGCCGGCTGAATCCCTGCGGCCAATACGACGAGTGTCGTATTTTTCGTGGAGATTTGGATGGACACCAGTTCGAAGCCGCGTGACGACGGAACCACACAATCGAAACGCTCCGGCCACATTGATTTTCATCGGTGCGCCATCCGGGGGCAAACCGAAGCCGCAGCCGGTTCAGCGGCTCATCGAAGGCGGAGCGGCGTCGGGCGTGCTGCCCCAATCGGGGTTGGGCTTGGACCCCATGCGGAAAACCAGCGTCCCGCCATGGACAATGTCCGCGTGGCTGAACCATGGTTTGTTCCACGGCCGGCCGTTCAACGTGGCCGACTGGATGTAAACATTCCGCGCCGAGTTGTTTCGCGCCTGAATCAGCAGCGTGCGCCCGTTGCCCAGATGCAGTTTCACCTCGTCAAAAATCGGACTGCCGATGACGTAGTTGGGGCTGGAGGGATCGACGGTGTAAAAGCCCATCGCGCTGAACACATACCAGGAGGACGTTGCCCCCTGATCATCCATGCCGGGAAAGGCAAGTCCGCAGGCGTCGCTGCCATACATCTGCTCCAAAATTTTCCGGATGAGCGCCTGCGTCTTCCAGGGTTGCCCGGCGTAATCGTAATAATACGGCGCCTGTTGATCGGGCTGGTTGCCCTGACAATACAAGCCCACCATGCCTGTCACGTCGCGCGCGATGCCCTTCGGCTGGTAGGGCGTGGTGAAGAAGGTGTCGAGCCGCTGAAGAAATTTCTCGCGCCCGCCGAGCAACTGGATCAACCCCTGCACATCGTGGGGCACCAGCCACAGGGTCTGCCAGCCAGTCGCCTCTTTCATCATGTAGTTGTAATAGGGCTCGAACGGATCGAACGGCGAAATCCACGAACCATCAGCGTTGCGGCCGCGCATGAAGCCCGTCGCAGGATCGAACACGTTGGTGTAATTGTGGGCGCGGGCGAGGAACATCTGGTAGTCGTCCTCCTTGCCCAGTTTCCGGGCGAACTGCGCCAGCGCGTAGTCGTCCCAGCTGTATTCCAGCGTCTTGGCCACGCCGGCGTTGCCATCGGCGTAGGGCGGGCTGGGATGCTCGACCACGTTGTCATGCACCCAGCCCTTTTGGAGGTATTCGGCCAGGTTGCCGCGCGGTCCCGCCGGGTCCATGGCGTTTTTGCGCAGGTATTCATAGACCGAGGCGTAGTCGAACGGCAGGCCGCGCTCCCAATCGCCGAGATACATGAAAACCGCGTTGTCGCCATGAAAGGACGTGTGCATCCAGCCCGATTCCCGGGCCATCTCGAGGTGCGTGCGCAGAATGTTCGTTTTGACCTCCGGCTCCAGCAGCGTGAGCAGCACAATCTGGTTGCGGCCCGTGTCCCAGAGCGCAATCGGACTGTAACGATCGTAATCGATCGTGGATTCCGCCGCGTTCCGGCCCGGGCGTGGCTCGCCCTTTTTGGCCATCAACCGGGGCGTGAGCAGCGAATTATACAGCGTCGAGTAAAACAGCATCCGCTGCTTTTCCGTGCCGCCGTGGACTTCGATGAGGTTCAGCTTCTCGCTCCACGCCCGGCGCGCCGCCTGATGCACGGCGTCGAAGTCGCGGGACTCGGCCTCCAGTTGTTGCCGGGCGTCTTCATAAGTGCGGCCCGTCGTGATGCGCACGAGCACGGTTTCGCCGGCGCGCGTCGCGAATTCCAGGAACGCACCCGCATAGCTCCCCGTGACCGTGCGTTCGCCCGGAAAGACCGCGTCGTCCCGGCGCACCCGTGCGCCTTCGAGCCGGGGCGGATTCTGCCGGAACGTGCCGAAGCTTTTGAACGGTTTGGAGAATTCCGCCACGAAAGAACGCCCGCGGCGCCCGCTGTGGCCGCGCAACGTGTGGTCGTCCACAACTTCCACGCTGTTTTCGCCGGCGCCCAAATCGATCAACACCGTCCCGCGATCCGTCTCAGGAAACGTAAGCCGATAATAGCCGGTCCGTTCCGAAGTGGTCAGCTCCGTGCGGATGCGGCTGTCGGGAAAGAACACGGAGTAATAGCCCGGCGACGCCTGTTCGCTCGCCTTGTCATACGGCGAGGCATAAAACCGGTCGGGCGGCACCGTCCAGTCGCCCACCACCGGCATCAACGTCAACCCGGGCATGGGCGCGGAAAAACCAATCATGGTGCGGCGGTCGTGAACGTAGGGAAAAATGATGCCGTGATTGCCCGCCGCCTCGGTGAGATCCTTGTTGATCGGGCCGAGGAGAATGTCGCGGTGCGGCAATGCGGGCCCGGGAAACGTGAAGCCCGTGTAGGCTTCTTCACCCGGCGGCGGCGCGTTCCCGCGTAATTTTGGATCATCCAGTGACGCCGTGCCCACCAGGGGATTTGCATAATCCACCGGCGCTTTGCCGGCCATCAGTGGAGAAGTAACGGCGCCCAGCAACCACAGGGCCGCCAGCCAGGTTGTTTTCGTGCCTCGCATCATCCCGATAGCTTTAACCGCCCGGCGTCCCCGAGTAAATCCCGGCCGCGCACGCAGCTCGATCAACACGCCACCGTGGCCGATTTGACTTTCGCCGCCGGGTCGGCTTGCCTTGGCCGCGTCCAATGTCCTTCGACCGTGATCTTCTGGCCGCAAAACTCCGGCGCCTCGCCGCCCGTGGCGTTTTCCTGGGCACTTCGTCGTGGAAATATCCCGGCTGGTTCGGCGCGATCTACGAGCGTGACCGTTACGTGTGGCGTGGACGCTTTTCCCAGACCCGTTTCGAGCGCGACTGCCTCCGCGAATTTGCCCAAACCTTCCCCGCGGTTTCGCTCGACGCCACCTATTACAAATTCTTCGACCCCGCCGCCGTCGCGGAACTCGCGGCACAGGTGCCGGAACATTTTCAATTCGCGCCGAAAGTCTGCGCCGACATCACGCTCAAGCAATTTCCCCCGCTGCCGCGCTTCGGCCCGCGCGCCGGCCGGGCCAATCCGCACTTCCTGGACGCGCAGCGGTTTGCCGATGCGTTCCTCGCGGCCTGGGAACCGGTCCGGCATCACGTCGGCCTGATCACCTTCGAGTTTTCGCGCTTCGGCCCGGGCGAATTCTCGCGGGGCGCGGAGTTCGTGGCCGCGCTCGACGCATTTCTCGGCCGGCTGCCGCGCGGCTGGCCCTACGGCATCGAACTGCGCAACCGTCACTGGCTGCGCCCCGAATACTTCGCCGTGCTTGCCCGCCACGGCGTGACGCACATTTACAACGCGTGGGGCGACGTGCCGTCGCTGGCGGAACAGATGGCCCTGCCCGGCAGTGAAACCCACTCTGCGCTGCTGGCCGCGCGGCTGCTGCTCCGCGCAGGCCGGACGTTCGAGGAAGCCGTGCGCCGGTTCAGCCCCTACGCTAAGATTCAGGATCCGAACCCCGAAACGCGCGCCGCCGCGGTGGCGCTGGCCCGGCGCGCCCTGCGTTCCCGGGGCAAAACCAAACTGATGCTGCTCGCGGGAAATCGTTTCGAGGGCCACTCGCCCGGCACCCTCGCCGCCATCGCCGACGCACTGGACGAGGACGAACCAGCCACCGCCTGAGCCGCGCGACAAAAAATCTCGCTGCCATGGCCGCGGCGGTTCATGCTCCCCGCCCATGAAAGCGCCTTTCCTGCTGGGTTTCGTTTGCATGGCCATGACGAGTTTGGGCGGCGAATCTCCCCGCGGTTACTACCGGTTTCCGACCCTTCACGATGACACCATCGTGTTCACGGCCGAGGGCGATTTGTGGCGCGTCAGCACGAAGGGCGGCGTGGCGCAGCGATTGACGACGCATCCCGGCCGGGAAACTCACGCCGCCATTTCGCCCGACGGTCAGACGCTCGCGTTCTGCGCGGAATACGAGGGGCCGGCGGAGGTTTACACCATGCCGCTCGCGGGCGGACTGCCCACACGGCGCACCTTCACGGCGGCGGCGCCGCAATTCGTGGGCTGGTCGCCGGCGGGGGCGATTCTTTTCTCCACCACGGTGTATTCGACGCTGCCCGAATGGCAGCTCGCCACGCTCGATCCGAACAGCGACCAGATGACCGTGCTGCCGCTGGCGCAGGCCAGCCAGGGCACCTTCGCGCCCGACGGCCAGCGGCTCGTATTCACCCGGTTTTCCCGGCAGGGCAGCAGCACCAAGCGCTACCAGGGCGGCTGGATTGAACATCTCTGGCGCTATGACCATGGCGCTGACGAGGCCGTCCCGCTGACGGCCGACTTCAAAGGCACCAGCCGCTCGCCCATGTGGTGGAAGAACCGGATTTACTTCGTCAGTGACCGCGACGGCATCATGAATCTCTGGTCCATGAAGCCGGACGGAACGGACCTCAAACAACTGACGCACCACCGAAATTTCGACGTCAAATCGCCCGCGCTGTCGGCTGGCCGCATCGTTTATCAATGCGGCGCGGATTTGTGGCTGTTCACGATTACGAACGGCCAGGACAAGGCGCTCAACGTGGAACTCGCGTCGGACTTCGATCAGGAACGCGAACGGTGGGTCAAGAAGCCGATGGACTTTCTCACCAGCGCCCACCTCTCGCCCGACGGCGACCGTCTGGTGCTGACGGCGCGCGGGCAAATTTTCGTCGCACCGCTGGAACAGGGCCGCTTCGTTGAAGTGCCGCGCCAGCCGGACGTGCGTTACCGGGACGCCGTTTTTCTGCCTGACGGCAAATCGCTCGTGGCACTTTCCGACGAATCGGGCGAACTGGAATTCTGGAAGCTGCCCGCCAACGGCGTGGGCCCGGGTGCGGCGCTCACCACCAACGGCACCGTGTTCCGCTTCGGGGCCGTCCCCTCGCCCGATGGCCAGCGACTGGCCTGGGCGGACAATGACCAAAAGCTGTGGCTTTACGAAATGGCCACCCGCCAGACGACGCTCGTCGCCGCCTCACCGCGCAACGACCTGCGGCAGTTCGCGTGGTCCCCGGACGGCGCATGGCTGGCTTACGTCGATTCGGCGTCGAACCTGGTGCAGCAGATTCACCTGTTCTGCATTTCCAACGCCGCCGACACCACCGTCACCAGCGACCGCGTGGAGAGCTACAGCCCGGCGTGGTCGCCCGACGGCAAATGGCTGTATTTCCTGAGCGACCGTTCGCTGCGTTCGCTGGTGGCGAGTCCCTGGGGCGTGCGCCAGCCCGAACCGTTTTTCACCGAAACCACCAAGCTTTACGCGCTGGCCCTGACGCAGGCCGAACGCTGGCCCTTTCAGCCCAAGGACGAACTTCAGTCCGACAAGGCCGACGCGAAAAAGGATGAGCCAAAGGAGGAAGAGAAAGCGGACAACAAAAAAGACGCTGAGAAACAAGCCGGTGCAGCGGACTCCGAAAAGCCGGACCACGATGCCAAGGCGGAAAAGAAGGAGCCGGACAAAAAGCCCAAGCCGCCCGCGGTGAAGATTGAAATGACAGGCCTGGCGTCACGCCTCTTTGAAGTGCCCGTCCCGCCCGGAAATTATTCCGGCCTCACGGTCGCCGCCAAACACCTGCTCTACGTCGCCCGCGACGTTGGCTTCGGCGCAAAATCGCAACTCCGCCAGTTGGAGATCACCAACCAGGATCCCAAGCCCAAGACGCTGGTGGAGGACCTCCGGGATTATGAACCGTCCGCCGACGGCAAGAAGCTGCTCGTCCGCAAGGGCGACAAGTTTTACGTGATCGCCCCGGACGCCAGCGCGCCCGCGAAGCTGGACGACGAGTTCAAGCTCGACGGCTGGACGTTCTCGATTCAGCCGCGCGAGGAATGGCGGCAGATTTACACCGAATCGTGGCGCATGTTGCGCGACTTCTTCTACGACCGCGGCATGAACGGCGTGGACTGGCCGGCGATGCGCCAGAAATACCTGCCCCTGATCGGCCGCGTCAGCGACCGTGCTGAACTCAGCGACGTGATTTCCGACCTGGTCGGCGAGCTGTCCGCGCTGCACATCTTCGTCCGCTTTGGTGACGAACGCGAAGGCCCGGACAAGATCGAACTCGCTTCGCTGGGCGCGCAGCTCGTGCGCGACGCGGCCGGCGGCGGCTGGCGCGTGGCCCACATCTACCGCGCCGACCCCGATTATCCGGATCAATTCGCGCCGCTCAGCAAGCCAGCGGTGAACGTGGCCGAGGGCGACCTCATCACCAGCATCAACGGGCGCTCCACCCTGCCCGCGCTCGACCCGGAACTGCTCCTGCGCAATCAGGCCGGCAAACAGGTGCTGCTCGAAGTGAAACCCAAGGCCGGCGGTGAGCCGCGCAAGGTCATCGTGGAACCGATCACCACCGGCCGCGAGGCGGATTTGCGCTACGACGAATGGGAACTCACCCGCCGCGAACGCGTCGAGCAACAGGGCCACGGCCAGATTGGCTACGTGCACCTGCGGGCGATGGGCACGGGCGACATCGCCGACTGGGCGCGCGACTTCTTCCCCGTGTTCAACCGTCAGGGCCTGATCATCGACGTGCGGCACAACCACGGCGGCAACATCGACGCCTGGATTCTGGAAAAACTGCTGCGCAAGGCGTGGTTCTACTGGCAGCCGCGCGTCGGCGAGCCGACCTGGAACATGCACTACGCCTTCCGCGGCCAGCTCGTGGTGCTCTGCGACGAACACACCGCGAGCGACGGGGAAGCCTTCACCGAAGGCTTCCGGCGGCTGGGCCTGGGCAAAGTGATCGGCACGCGCACGTGGGGCGGCGAAATCTGGCTCTCCGCCCAGCGCTGGCTGGTGGACCGCGGCATGGCCACGGCCGCCGAAACCGGGGTTTACGGTCCCGAAGGTGAATGGCTGATTGAAGGTCACGGCGTGGACCCGGACATCGTGGTGGACAACCTGCCGCACGCCACCTTCACCGGCGCGGACGCGCAACTCGATGCCGCCATCAAGCACCTCCAGGAATTGATCGCCAAAGAGCCCCATCCCGTCCCGCCCGCGCCAAAGTATCCCGACAAGTCGTTCAAACGATAGGCGGCGTGCGCCAATGGAACTGCCGGTGACGGCACTCATTCGCAACGCGCATAGTGTTGCGGAGTGGAAACTGTTCCTGAACGAGTAAACCAACGGGAGAGCGGGCGTGAAAACTCGCTCTCTCAATCAAAGCTCAACAAATAAATTCTTTGGACTAAACTCCTATCAACCAGCGATGGCAAAAAAGAAAAACAAAAAGAAAGCGGGGCAGAAGATTTCATCCGAACCGGTCGAAATCGGACCTGGGATATTTGCAAAAAACTATGGACGTTATGATTTAATTCAGTCCCATCGAACTCCCGAAGAGCAAACTCAGTTAATTAACGCCCTAACCGAGTTTACAAAAAATTTCCCGAAAGAAATGACTCAAAAAGTCAAATCGGTGGAAGCTTTGATTGCCAGACACAACTCGTTTGATTTTCTCGCCAACTTGATGCTCGTAGAACTCTCGCTTAACCCAGAGACGTATAAAGAGCCAACGCACAAACACCAAGATGCATTGGTAGAATATGCAGCATTGCTATGTCTTAAACGGCCGTTTTCTTCTGCTGACACGCCGTTTGTCGGTAATTTCTATCAAGAGGTTATGGAGGGCTTAGAAGAAATTGTTGAAAAAACTGTTCAATATTACCTGTTGGAAAATATAGGCAGCACAACGCCGCCTACCCGTCTTGACGAACTTCATCGCGAAACAATTGTCAGCGAATTGATGATACGCAGTCCTGGATACCCCCATCATCTTGCCGAACTGTTGATTTTACTCTTTGAGCCATTTGGTAAGTGGTTGTTTGAAACGGTGGGTTTTACTATCAAGGATTTACTAGCAATTGAGAATGCAGTGCATAAATTGACGAACGCAAAGTTTTTTGAGGGCCGGAAGGGAATTCGAGAATTAGAGTCACAACTTCGGGCAGAGTTTGCAGATTTTCTCAAGACCGGAACAACCCCAGTCGAAAATCATCGCGCACTTTTTGAA from Verrucomicrobiia bacterium carries:
- a CDS encoding S41 family peptidase, producing MKAPFLLGFVCMAMTSLGGESPRGYYRFPTLHDDTIVFTAEGDLWRVSTKGGVAQRLTTHPGRETHAAISPDGQTLAFCAEYEGPAEVYTMPLAGGLPTRRTFTAAAPQFVGWSPAGAILFSTTVYSTLPEWQLATLDPNSDQMTVLPLAQASQGTFAPDGQRLVFTRFSRQGSSTKRYQGGWIEHLWRYDHGADEAVPLTADFKGTSRSPMWWKNRIYFVSDRDGIMNLWSMKPDGTDLKQLTHHRNFDVKSPALSAGRIVYQCGADLWLFTITNGQDKALNVELASDFDQERERWVKKPMDFLTSAHLSPDGDRLVLTARGQIFVAPLEQGRFVEVPRQPDVRYRDAVFLPDGKSLVALSDESGELEFWKLPANGVGPGAALTTNGTVFRFGAVPSPDGQRLAWADNDQKLWLYEMATRQTTLVAASPRNDLRQFAWSPDGAWLAYVDSASNLVQQIHLFCISNAADTTVTSDRVESYSPAWSPDGKWLYFLSDRSLRSLVASPWGVRQPEPFFTETTKLYALALTQAERWPFQPKDELQSDKADAKKDEPKEEEKADNKKDAEKQAGAADSEKPDHDAKAEKKEPDKKPKPPAVKIEMTGLASRLFEVPVPPGNYSGLTVAAKHLLYVARDVGFGAKSQLRQLEITNQDPKPKTLVEDLRDYEPSADGKKLLVRKGDKFYVIAPDASAPAKLDDEFKLDGWTFSIQPREEWRQIYTESWRMLRDFFYDRGMNGVDWPAMRQKYLPLIGRVSDRAELSDVISDLVGELSALHIFVRFGDEREGPDKIELASLGAQLVRDAAGGGWRVAHIYRADPDYPDQFAPLSKPAVNVAEGDLITSINGRSTLPALDPELLLRNQAGKQVLLEVKPKAGGEPRKVIVEPITTGREADLRYDEWELTRRERVEQQGHGQIGYVHLRAMGTGDIADWARDFFPVFNRQGLIIDVRHNHGGNIDAWILEKLLRKAWFYWQPRVGEPTWNMHYAFRGQLVVLCDEHTASDGEAFTEGFRRLGLGKVIGTRTWGGEIWLSAQRWLVDRGMATAAETGVYGPEGEWLIEGHGVDPDIVVDNLPHATFTGADAQLDAAIKHLQELIAKEPHPVPPAPKYPDKSFKR